A window of the Saccharomyces eubayanus strain FM1318 chromosome II, whole genome shotgun sequence genome harbors these coding sequences:
- the SEA4 gene encoding Sea4p, whose translation MGLIKKVTHWSYDNLIDYLSVNPTRDEVSLYKVDPENESDESIMKLRTVKDFGSITCLDYSESEIGMIGVGEKNGYLRIFNISGSNFSSLTNQVLTSSNANNDGFTANAGVSKSMQAENSVGSISNAKDTIGYTESETNYDIRVRAKKQRCINSLGINTNGLIAMGLDRNKHDSSLQIWDMNYHDDSQETINPMFSYCTNESIVSLKFLNDTSILASSTKFLKEIDVRSPSPIYQHPTRLTYDIKLNPFNDWQFSTYGDDGTLAIWDRRKLSDQITLGDLNVASPLLTFEKLVGSGAASRKYMNSCFRWSCIRNNEFATLHRGDTIKRWRLGYYALENNDTEANGRQEENVENIFVSSVHDTNTMYDRVATFDFIPKGNCGTSLICMRQSGTIYRMPIAEISSKAILNNRNSLLLSNFENSEIEEIRVTNEHEKSNLENVKTVLKNLSFEDLDVSDDYFPSEHDEQNNEIEYSELSEEENEEENDVLGSKRGFELFWKPEKLLEKDISVIMRTRASLGYGLDPMNTVEMIDSSKNLQNNAYIRNTWRWIAIAKASVDDGTMVSGDLDLGYEGVIGIWNGINGISNQDRYRQETILSDKQLNKEMEKIIKLRRKNRDRNTPIANVADSPKYVQRRLCLIISGWDLSRSDYEDKYNIIMKNGHYEKAAAWAVFFGDIPKAVEILGSAKKERLRLIATAIAGYLAYKDQPGNNAWRQQCRKMSSELDDPYLRVIFAFIADNDWWDILYEPAISLRERLGVALRFLNDADLTTFLERTSSTVIENGELEGLILTGITPNGIDLLQSYVNKTSDVQSAALISIFGSPRYFRDQRVDEWIQTYRDMLKSWEFFSMRARFDVLRSKLSRTKTGVLTADIKPRQIYIQCQNCKQNINTPRASPPSSATSTGGGNYKNGETYRRTNSDYKKFNTGNSETPTVDEKPRHKYSCPHCGSPFPRCAICLMPLGTSNLPFVINGTQQRDKIRPEDFQDDANRELVSRKLKLNEWFSFCLSCNHGMHAGHAEEWFDRHNVCPTPGCTCQCNK comes from the coding sequence ATGGGCCTCATCAAGAAGGTGACCCATTGGTCGTACGATAATCTGATTGATTATCTTTCTGTAAACCCTACAAGAGATGAAGTGTCCCTTTATAAAGTCGATCCGGAAAATGAATCTGATGAGTCTATTATGAAGTTACGCACCGTCAAAGATTTCGGTAGTATTACTTGCTTGGACTATTCAGAGTCAGAAATCGGTATGATTGGGGTTGGTGAAAAGAATGGATATTTGAGAATTTTTAACATTTCCGGATCAAATTTCTCGTCTTTGACAAATCAAGTGCTAACGAGCTCAAACGCCAATAATGATGGTTTTACAGCAAATGCAGGCGTTAGCAAATCAATGCAGGCAGAAAACTCCGTTGGCTCCATTTCAAATGCAAAAGACACCATAGGATATACGGAATCGGAAACCAACTATGACATACGTGTGCGAGCCAAAAAGCAACGGTGTATAAATTCACTGGGTATAAATACAAACGGGCTTATAGCCATGGGGCTTGATCGAAATAAGCATGATTCATCTTTACAGATTTGGGACATGAATTACCATGATGACTCGCAAGAAACGATCAACCCAATGTTTAGTTACTGTACAAACGAAAGCATAGTATCTCTAAAATTCCTCAATGATACAAGCATATTGGCTTCAAGTACAAAGTTTTTAAAGGAGATTGATGTTCGATCTCCCAGTCCGATTTATCAACATCCCACTCGATTGACGTATGATATCAAATTGAACCCATTCAATGATTGGCAATTCAGTACTTACGGAGATGATGGGACCCTAGCTATTTGGGATAGAAGAAAGTTGTCTGACCAGATTACACTCGGTGACTTGAATGTTGCATCGCCTTTATTgacatttgaaaaactggTTGGATCTGGCGCagcttcaagaaaatacatgAATTCTTGCTTTAGGTGGTCATGCATTAGAAATAATGAATTTGCAACTCTGCATAGAGGTGATACCATAAAGAGATGGAGGTTAGGCTATTATGCCCTTGAAAATAACGATACTGAGGCTAATGGTCGCCAGGAGGAAAATGTTGAGAATATATTTGTTTCCTCGGTGCACGATACGAACACAATGTACGATAGGGTCGCCACTTTCGATTTTATTCCAAAAGGTAATTGTGGCACAAGTTTAATCTGTATGAGACAATCTGGCACAATATACAGAATGCCTATAGCAGAAATAAGCTCCAAGGCTATTCTAAATAATAGAAACTCTCTCTTATTATCAAATTTCGAGAACTCtgaaatagaagaaattaGAGTCACCAATGAGCACGAAAAATCCAATCTAGAAAATGTGAAAACCGtcttaaaaaatttgtcttttgaagatttagACGTTAGTGACGATTATTTTCCATCTGAACATGATGAACAAAATAACGAGATTGAATATTCTGAGTTGagcgaagaagaaaatgaagaagaaaatgacgTCCTTGGTAGTAAGCGTGGGTTTGAACTATTCTGGAAGCCTGAAAAATTGTTAGAAAAGGACATAAGTGTAATAATGAGAACAAGAGCGTCATTGGGATACGGTTTAGACCCAATGAATACGGTCGAAATGATCGACTCTTCTAAAAATCTACAAAATAACGCCTATATAAGGAATACATGGAGATGGATTGCAATCGCGAAAGCCTCTGTAGATGATGGTACAATGGTTTCTGGTGATCTTGATTTAGGATATGAGGGGGTAATTGGTATTTGGAATGGTATTAACGGAATATCGAATCAAGACAGATATAGGCAAGAGACTATTCTCTCTGACAAACAGctcaataaagaaatggaaaaaatcatcaagtTAAGAAGGAAGAATAGAGACCGCAACACTCCTATTGCCAACGTTGCCGATTCACCGAAATATGTACAGAGGAGACTTTGTCTGATAATCTCAGGATGGGATCTTTCCAGGTCCGATTACGAAGACAAATATAAcataataatgaaaaatggcCATTATGAAAAGGCTGCCGCATGGGCGGTATTTTTTGGAGATATTCCAAAGGCTGTGGAGATATTAGGATCCGCAAAGAAGGAAAGATTGAGGTTAATTGCCACCGCTATTGCAGGCTATTTGGCATATAAGGACCAACCAGGCAATAACGCATGGAGGCAGCAGTGCAGAAAAATGTCCTCTGAATTGGACGATCCTTATTTGAGGGTCATTTTTGCATTTATTGCAGACAACGACTGGTGGGATATTCTTTATGAACCTGCTATATCTCTGAGGGAACGACTAGGTGTGGCTCtaagatttttgaatgatgCAGATTTGACAActttcttggaaagaacGTCATCCACGGTGATTGAAAACGGTGAATTAGAAGGTTTAATTCTTACAGGGATAACTCCAAACGGTATCGATCTGCTTCAGTCTTATGTTAATAAAACAAGTGACGTCCAGAGCGCTGCACTAATATCGATTTTTGGCTCTCCACGGTATTTCCGTGATCAGCGGGTGGATGAATGGATACAAACTTATAGAGATATGCTCAAATCATGGGAATTCTTCTCTATGCGCGCCAGGTTTGATGTTTTAAGATCAAAGCTATCGAGAACAAAAACTGGGGTGTTGACTGCCGATATAAAGCCTCgtcaaatatatatacagtgCCAAAACTGTAAGCAAAACATTAACACTCCTCGTGCATCACCGCCTTCCAGTGCGACATCGACTGGTGGTGGGAACTATAAAAATGGAGAAACCTATAGAAGAACTAATAGTGattacaaaaaattcaatacTGGTAACTCCGAAACGCCAACGGTCGATGAAAAACCAAGACATAAATACTCTTGTCCACACTGTGGATCTCCCTTCCCAAGATGTGCTATTTGTCTCATGCCTTTGGGAACGTCAAACCTACCCTTCGTCATCAACGGGACACAACAGCGGGACAAAATACGGCCGGAAGACTTCCAAGATGATGCTAACCGGGAACTAGTGAGcaggaaattgaaactgAACGAATGGTttagtttttgtttaaGTTGCAATCATGGTATGCATGCGGGTCACGCTGAAGAATGGTTTGACAGACACAATGTCTGTCCCACCCCAGGTTGCACTTGTCAGTGCAACAAGTAG